Proteins encoded together in one Agromyces sp. 3263 window:
- a CDS encoding glycosyltransferase family 4 protein yields the protein MPDAAVQFLVPEGIEDDERVSGGNVYDRRIGEALRAQGVDVRMVRVGADGGLEVASALSALRRDDVVLIDGLLAVAAARVLEAQSTRLRMVVLAHMVASALPRIQDRASTAERERVALNAARRVIATSEWTRSELVARALAEPDRIVVARPGTDPAPTATGSASGGHLLCVGAVAFHKGQDVLVNALAGMDDLPGWSCSIVGSLDTDPEFATRTAAAIRSAGLTERIELPGVLTGRRLAEAYRAADLVIVPSRAESYGMVAAEAVARGIPVVAARVGGVPEAIAGSTAAVLIPPDDPVALRAVLRQWWAEPPRRAVLKAEAVRSRTMRRTWAESARIAATVLRRTRPGAGVVESERRRAG from the coding sequence ATGCCAGACGCAGCCGTGCAGTTCCTGGTGCCCGAGGGCATCGAGGATGACGAGCGCGTCAGCGGCGGCAATGTCTACGACCGGCGCATCGGCGAGGCCCTCCGGGCGCAGGGCGTCGATGTCCGAATGGTGCGTGTCGGAGCAGACGGCGGTCTGGAGGTCGCGAGCGCGTTGTCCGCGCTCCGCCGCGACGACGTCGTGCTGATCGACGGATTGCTCGCGGTCGCGGCCGCGCGAGTGCTCGAGGCGCAGTCGACGCGGCTTCGGATGGTCGTGCTGGCGCATATGGTCGCAAGCGCCCTGCCCCGGATCCAGGACCGGGCGTCGACGGCCGAACGGGAGCGCGTGGCGCTGAACGCCGCCCGGCGGGTCATCGCGACCAGCGAGTGGACCCGCTCCGAACTCGTCGCCCGCGCGCTCGCCGAACCCGATCGCATCGTCGTCGCCCGTCCGGGCACCGACCCCGCACCGACGGCGACCGGATCCGCATCCGGGGGCCACCTGCTCTGCGTCGGCGCGGTCGCATTCCACAAGGGGCAGGACGTGCTGGTCAACGCGCTGGCGGGCATGGACGACCTGCCCGGATGGAGCTGCTCGATCGTGGGCTCACTGGACACCGACCCGGAGTTCGCGACCCGGACCGCTGCGGCCATCCGATCGGCTGGGCTCACGGAGCGCATCGAGCTGCCGGGGGTGCTCACGGGTCGCCGGCTCGCCGAGGCGTATCGGGCGGCCGACCTCGTCATCGTGCCGTCGCGCGCCGAGAGCTACGGCATGGTGGCCGCGGAGGCGGTCGCTCGCGGCATCCCGGTCGTGGCGGCTCGCGTCGGCGGGGTGCCGGAGGCGATCGCCGGGAGCACGGCCGCCGTCCTGATCCCCCCCGACGACCCGGTGGCGTTGCGTGCGGTGCTCCGGCAGTGGTGGGCGGAGCCTCCTCGGCGTGCAGTGTTGAAGGCCGAGGCGGTGCGCTCCCGTACCATGAGGCGAACCTGGGCCGAATCCGCTCGGATCGCCGCAACGGTCCTGCGACGAACCCGCCCCGGCGCGGGCGTCGTCGAGTCCGAGCGGCGGCGCGCCGGATGA
- a CDS encoding 6-carboxytetrahydropterin synthase, whose protein sequence is MTFTLTVRDHMMVAHSFSGATFGPAQRLHGATFVVDASFRASDLDADGVVVDIGRAAEALSEITGSLTYRNLDDEAEFAGMNTTTERLCQVIADRLAERIADGRLGSADGRLSSIEVTLHESHIAWATYERTL, encoded by the coding sequence ATGACCTTCACCCTGACCGTTCGGGACCACATGATGGTCGCCCACAGCTTCTCGGGAGCCACGTTCGGGCCGGCGCAGCGCCTGCACGGCGCCACCTTCGTCGTCGACGCGTCCTTCCGCGCGAGCGACCTCGACGCGGACGGCGTGGTCGTCGACATCGGACGCGCGGCCGAGGCGCTCAGCGAGATCACGGGCTCCCTGACCTATCGCAACCTCGACGACGAGGCCGAGTTCGCCGGCATGAACACCACGACCGAACGACTCTGCCAGGTGATCGCCGACCGACTCGCCGAGCGCATCGCCGACGGACGACTCGGGTCTGCCGATGGGCGGCTGTCGTCCATCGAGGTGACGCTGCACGAGTCCCATATCGCCTGGGCGACGTACGAGCGGACGTTGTGA
- a CDS encoding zinc-binding alcohol dehydrogenase, whose amino-acid sequence MLEAVAFWIDRPGVGVMRRASIGPVGEGDVLVRTSRTGISRGTETSVFLGRVPPSEHERMRAPFQEGDFPGPVKYGYLNVGVVEQGPDELRGRTVFTLFPHQSAFVVPAEAVVPLPHGVPTRRAVLAGAVETAVNVLWDAAPLIGDRVTIVGAGMIGCSIARLARGIPGLDVVLVDVDPSRRTVADRLGVRFAEPGDAPGDRDLVVNTSGSEAGLQLALASVVTDGEVIEASWYGDRPVTLALGADFHSRRLSIRSSQVGAVARPRRGTRTTRDRLTLALDLLRDPAFDALLTGDSPWTDLPAVMEGLATGQGAELCHTIDWTDAE is encoded by the coding sequence TTGCTCGAGGCCGTGGCGTTCTGGATCGACCGGCCCGGCGTCGGGGTCATGCGACGAGCGTCGATCGGCCCGGTCGGCGAGGGCGACGTGCTCGTCCGCACGAGCCGCACGGGCATCAGCCGGGGCACGGAGACCTCGGTCTTCCTCGGTCGGGTGCCGCCCAGCGAGCACGAGCGAATGCGCGCGCCGTTCCAGGAGGGCGACTTCCCCGGCCCGGTCAAGTACGGCTACCTCAACGTCGGCGTCGTCGAGCAGGGACCCGACGAGTTGCGCGGCCGCACCGTCTTCACGCTGTTCCCGCACCAGTCCGCCTTCGTCGTTCCCGCTGAGGCCGTGGTCCCCCTTCCCCACGGCGTTCCCACCCGTCGTGCGGTGCTCGCCGGCGCGGTCGAGACCGCCGTGAACGTGCTGTGGGATGCCGCCCCCCTGATCGGGGATCGGGTGACGATCGTGGGCGCGGGCATGATCGGATGCAGCATCGCGCGGCTGGCCCGCGGCATCCCGGGTCTCGACGTGGTGCTCGTCGACGTCGACCCGTCGCGTCGCACCGTCGCCGACCGGCTCGGCGTGCGATTCGCCGAACCGGGCGACGCGCCGGGCGACCGCGATCTCGTCGTCAACACGAGCGGGTCGGAAGCCGGGCTGCAGCTCGCGCTCGCATCCGTCGTGACGGATGGGGAGGTGATCGAGGCCAGCTGGTACGGCGACCGGCCGGTCACGCTCGCACTGGGTGCCGACTTCCACTCGCGCCGCCTGTCCATCCGGTCGAGCCAGGTTGGTGCCGTCGCCCGTCCTCGCCGCGGCACGCGCACGACGCGCGACCGGCTGACGCTCGCGCTCGACCTCCTGCGGGATCCTGCGTTCGACGCGCTGCTCACGGGCGACTCCCCGTGGACCGACCTTCCGGCCGTGATGGAGGGGCTCGCGACGGGGCAGGGCGCGGAGCTCTGCCACACGATCGATTGGACGGATGCCGAATGA
- a CDS encoding CDP-alcohol phosphatidyltransferase family protein → MAIKEVHLAPIGLAGLGGAGVLVIWAAEGLPPIGWMAALAYLVVSNALLLGALRRARTSRLGWANAVTAMRSTLVAIITGLVAASFVAPIPVPLLVGLVVSALVLDAVDGWVARRTGTMTELGARFDMEVDAFLLLVLSAYVAPILGLWVLAIGLMRYVFVAAGWVLPRLRLRLPYRYWRKVVTAAQGIALTLAASGLVPELGGVVVALALVLLLESFGRDVVWLALRTRAPRVEVGAT, encoded by the coding sequence ATGGCGATCAAGGAGGTTCACCTCGCACCGATCGGGTTGGCCGGACTCGGCGGTGCGGGCGTGCTGGTGATCTGGGCCGCCGAGGGGCTGCCGCCGATCGGCTGGATGGCCGCGCTCGCATATCTCGTGGTGAGCAACGCCCTCCTGCTCGGAGCACTGCGCCGCGCGCGCACCTCCCGTCTCGGCTGGGCGAATGCCGTCACGGCGATGAGATCGACGCTGGTCGCGATCATCACCGGGCTGGTCGCGGCATCCTTCGTCGCTCCCATCCCGGTGCCGCTCCTGGTGGGACTGGTCGTCTCGGCCCTGGTCCTCGACGCGGTGGACGGGTGGGTCGCCCGACGGACCGGGACCATGACGGAGTTGGGCGCGCGCTTCGACATGGAGGTGGACGCGTTCCTCCTGCTCGTGCTGAGTGCGTACGTGGCACCGATCCTCGGCCTCTGGGTGCTCGCGATCGGCCTGATGCGCTACGTCTTCGTCGCCGCGGGATGGGTGCTTCCGAGGCTTCGCCTGCGGCTCCCGTATCGCTATTGGCGCAAGGTGGTGACGGCCGCGCAGGGAATCGCCCTCACCCTTGCGGCATCCGGCCTGGTCCCCGAGCTCGGGGGCGTGGTCGTCGCCCTCGCACTGGTCCTGCTGCTCGAGTCGTTCGGTCGCGACGTGGTGTGGCTGGCGCTCCGAACCCGGGCTCCACGCGTCGAGGTGGGCGCGACGTGA
- a CDS encoding CDP-alcohol phosphatidyltransferase, producing MPRARDRVSLVVAILLLVVTPLVPRALADAAPSALMGLPAESILVLFLLLLIPWPPARIIAAAGFAVTVVAALVLAGVDAGYRSVLDIPFDPLDWQQLSDAFGVVQGSIGAAPAHALIALLIVVALGLIVALSWAALRVGHAIRPDRGHGAAVISALAAAWLIAALVGSQPVAGQPTAAAASFRAITASAARAAAGLAALADLPEQIATDPYRDVAGPDLLTALKGKDVVFAFIESYGEVAVQESGFSGGVDQALRDGEAQLRADGYTSRSAFLTSPTFGGLSWLAHSTFQTGLWIDRQPLYSAVIRSDRLTLSRAFGRAGWRTVSVVPSNTEPWSFGTSFYHFDTLLDANNVGYRGPSFGYARIPDQYTWKYFADHELTGDHQPVMAEIDLVSSHTPWAPLPRLVPWSKVGDGSVFGPQPAQGESATSVWQDPRRVQRAYAQSIEYSLDAMFAFLHEADDPDLVLVVLGDHQPATIVSGQGAGHDVPISIISKDPTVFEAIGGWHWHDGMLPAPDGPVWPMSAFRDRFLDAFSAGGPPRSSSADR from the coding sequence ATGCCCCGAGCGCGCGATCGGGTCTCGCTCGTGGTCGCGATCCTGCTCCTCGTCGTGACGCCGCTCGTGCCGCGAGCGCTCGCGGATGCTGCTCCGTCGGCGCTCATGGGGCTCCCTGCGGAGTCGATCCTCGTGCTGTTCCTGCTCCTCCTCATTCCCTGGCCCCCGGCGCGCATCATCGCCGCAGCCGGCTTCGCGGTCACGGTCGTCGCCGCGCTCGTGCTCGCCGGCGTCGATGCCGGCTACCGATCCGTGCTCGACATCCCGTTCGATCCGCTCGACTGGCAGCAGCTGAGCGACGCGTTCGGGGTCGTCCAGGGTTCGATCGGCGCCGCCCCGGCGCACGCGCTCATCGCACTGCTCATCGTCGTCGCCCTCGGGCTCATCGTCGCCCTGTCGTGGGCCGCGCTCCGCGTGGGACACGCGATCCGTCCGGATCGCGGGCACGGCGCGGCCGTGATCTCCGCGCTCGCCGCAGCGTGGCTCATCGCCGCCCTGGTGGGCTCGCAGCCGGTCGCCGGGCAGCCGACCGCGGCCGCCGCCTCCTTCCGGGCCATCACCGCCTCGGCCGCACGCGCCGCGGCGGGGCTCGCCGCCCTGGCCGACCTTCCGGAGCAGATCGCGACCGATCCCTACCGGGATGTCGCGGGCCCCGACCTGCTGACCGCGCTGAAGGGCAAGGACGTCGTCTTCGCCTTCATCGAGAGCTACGGCGAGGTGGCGGTGCAGGAATCGGGCTTCTCGGGAGGCGTGGACCAGGCGCTCCGTGACGGCGAGGCGCAGCTGCGCGCTGACGGCTACACGTCCCGGAGCGCCTTCCTCACCTCCCCGACGTTCGGGGGCCTCAGCTGGCTTGCGCACTCCACCTTCCAGACGGGGCTGTGGATCGACCGGCAACCGCTCTACAGCGCGGTCATCCGGAGCGACCGACTGACGCTGAGCCGGGCATTCGGGAGAGCGGGCTGGCGCACCGTCAGCGTCGTGCCCTCGAACACCGAGCCGTGGTCCTTCGGCACCTCGTTCTACCACTTCGACACCCTGCTGGACGCGAACAACGTCGGCTATCGGGGGCCGTCGTTCGGGTACGCGCGGATCCCCGACCAGTACACGTGGAAGTACTTCGCCGACCACGAGCTCACCGGGGACCACCAGCCGGTCATGGCGGAGATCGACCTCGTCTCGTCGCACACGCCGTGGGCGCCGCTCCCTCGGCTCGTGCCCTGGTCGAAGGTCGGCGACGGCTCGGTGTTCGGTCCGCAGCCGGCTCAAGGGGAGTCGGCGACCAGCGTCTGGCAGGACCCGAGGAGGGTGCAGCGGGCGTACGCCCAGTCGATCGAGTACTCGCTCGACGCGATGTTCGCGTTCCTGCACGAGGCCGACGACCCGGACCTCGTGCTCGTCGTGCTCGGCGACCACCAGCCCGCGACGATCGTGAGCGGCCAGGGCGCCGGCCATGACGTGCCGATCAGCATCATCTCGAAGGACCCGACGGTCTTCGAGGCGATCGGGGGATGGCACTGGCACGACGGGATGCTGCCGGCGCCCGACGGGCCCGTCTGGCCGATGAGCGCCTTCCGGGATCGGTTCCTCGACGCGTTCAGCGCCGGCGGCCCACCACGAAGTAGCTCAGCGGACCGATGA
- a CDS encoding PLDc N-terminal domain-containing protein produces MPAQRWSDLSPRRQTGMLIAASVQLALAATAWTDLARRPAALIRGPKALWAVLIAVNFIGPLSYFVVGRRR; encoded by the coding sequence ATGCCGGCGCAACGATGGAGCGATCTCTCCCCCAGACGCCAGACCGGGATGCTCATCGCCGCATCCGTGCAGCTCGCGCTCGCGGCCACCGCCTGGACGGATCTCGCCCGCAGGCCCGCCGCACTGATCCGCGGGCCCAAGGCACTCTGGGCCGTGCTCATCGCGGTGAACTTCATCGGTCCGCTGAGCTACTTCGTGGTGGGCCGCCGGCGCTGA
- a CDS encoding endonuclease/exonuclease/phosphatase family protein, producing MTDAALIGPVPAPELHVMTYNIRRRLPHVLPGSPDRWSTRRPLVRRILAAEQPTILGVQEALADQVDDVGDALGSRYRWIGFGRNPSGRGERCPIFYDDDRLELRQWRQFALSSTPEVAGSRSWGNLVRRVVVTAEFTDRATGARVLASNTHLDHLSTRSRLESARYLVARATAASAADPEATIVLTGDVNADVDSAVHRRLTETGVLRDTWEAATERLTPQWGTFSNYRRLRQGGKRIDLILVGPGVVVERTGINAVRFDGAAASDHEPVQAVIRPAAAVRAEAA from the coding sequence ATGACGGATGCCGCGCTCATCGGACCGGTGCCGGCCCCCGAGCTGCACGTGATGACGTACAACATCCGTCGGCGTCTCCCCCACGTCCTCCCAGGCAGCCCCGATCGGTGGAGCACCCGAAGGCCGCTCGTCCGCCGCATCCTCGCTGCGGAGCAGCCCACCATCCTCGGCGTCCAGGAGGCGCTCGCCGACCAGGTCGACGACGTGGGTGATGCGCTCGGGTCCCGATACCGGTGGATCGGGTTCGGGCGCAACCCGTCGGGTCGCGGCGAGCGCTGCCCGATCTTCTACGACGACGACCGGCTCGAGCTCAGGCAGTGGCGGCAGTTCGCGCTGTCGTCCACGCCCGAGGTCGCCGGTTCCCGTTCGTGGGGCAACCTCGTCCGTCGCGTCGTCGTCACGGCCGAGTTCACCGATCGGGCGACGGGGGCCAGGGTGCTCGCGTCCAACACGCACCTCGACCACCTGTCAACCCGCTCGCGCCTCGAATCGGCACGGTATCTCGTCGCTCGGGCGACCGCGGCGAGCGCCGCCGACCCCGAGGCCACGATCGTGCTGACCGGCGACGTCAACGCCGACGTCGACTCCGCCGTCCACCGGCGCCTCACCGAGACCGGCGTGCTGCGCGACACCTGGGAGGCCGCGACCGAGCGGCTGACCCCGCAGTGGGGAACGTTCTCGAACTACCGGCGTCTGCGTCAGGGCGGCAAGCGCATCGACCTCATCCTCGTCGGCCCGGGCGTCGTCGTCGAGCGCACGGGCATCAACGCCGTGCGATTCGACGGCGCCGCGGCATCCGACCACGAACCGGTGCAGGCCGTGATCCGGCCGGCCGCAGCCGTCCGGGCGGAGGCAGCGTGA
- a CDS encoding SHOCT domain-containing protein: MGRPGLVGMAARTAVVAGTATAVSGSMQRNQQAKADQQYEAQQYEAQQQQAAMQQAAAEAVAQQQAAAAAAAPPPAAPAAGGSDVIAQLQQLADLKAQGILSDEEFAAAKAKLLG, translated from the coding sequence ATGGGCCGACCCGGACTGGTGGGCATGGCTGCCCGCACCGCGGTGGTCGCCGGCACGGCGACCGCCGTGAGCGGCAGCATGCAGCGCAATCAGCAGGCGAAGGCCGACCAGCAGTACGAGGCGCAGCAGTACGAGGCGCAGCAGCAGCAGGCCGCCATGCAGCAGGCCGCTGCCGAGGCGGTCGCGCAGCAGCAGGCCGCCGCCGCCGCGGCCGCTCCGCCACCGGCGGCTCCGGCAGCCGGAGGCTCGGACGTCATCGCCCAGCTCCAGCAGCTCGCCGACCTGAAGGCCCAGGGCATCCTGAGCGACGAGGAGTTCGCGGCCGCGAAGGCCAAGCTGCTCGGCTAG
- a CDS encoding DUF6325 family protein has protein sequence MTDLEFGPVELVLAAFEGDRPKAGVLDAILDLADAGTVRLLDLVYVTRAETGEIEWIELDEAGIEIGEIDLAASGIASHEDLEELSGRLPLGTSALLLVVELTWAKHLASKLFEADGFVVDSVRIPAPVVNAVVEEVRAAGALTEN, from the coding sequence ATGACCGATCTGGAATTCGGGCCCGTCGAGCTGGTGCTCGCCGCGTTCGAGGGCGACCGTCCGAAGGCCGGCGTCCTCGACGCGATCCTCGACCTGGCTGATGCCGGGACCGTGCGCCTGCTCGATCTCGTCTACGTCACCCGGGCCGAGACCGGGGAGATCGAGTGGATCGAGCTCGACGAGGCGGGCATCGAGATCGGCGAGATCGACCTCGCCGCCTCGGGCATCGCGTCGCACGAGGACCTCGAGGAGCTGAGCGGGCGGCTTCCGCTCGGCACCTCGGCGCTCCTCCTCGTGGTCGAGCTCACCTGGGCGAAGCACCTGGCCTCGAAGCTGTTCGAGGCCGACGGGTTCGTCGTCGACTCCGTGCGCATCCCGGCTCCGGTCGTGAACGCCGTGGTCGAGGAAGTGCGCGCCGCCGGCGCGCTCACCGAGAACTGA
- a CDS encoding SHOCT domain-containing protein, with product MNSFWDFLVWLFWFYVIIACIWIFITVFVDIFRDNTLNGWGKALWVLFLVFLPFLAAFIYLIARGRGMAERNAARAAEAQAANADYIRTVAGSSSSSTAAEIEKGKQLLDSGAITQAEFDALKAKALQGA from the coding sequence ATGAACAGCTTCTGGGACTTCCTGGTGTGGCTCTTCTGGTTCTACGTGATCATCGCGTGCATCTGGATCTTCATCACCGTGTTCGTCGACATCTTCCGGGACAACACGCTGAACGGCTGGGGCAAGGCGCTGTGGGTCCTGTTCCTCGTCTTCCTGCCGTTCCTCGCCGCGTTCATCTACCTGATCGCGCGCGGCCGCGGGATGGCCGAGCGCAACGCAGCGCGCGCCGCTGAGGCCCAGGCCGCCAACGCGGACTACATCCGCACGGTGGCGGGATCCTCCTCGTCGTCGACGGCGGCCGAGATCGAGAAGGGCAAGCAGCTCCTCGACTCCGGTGCCATCACGCAGGCGGAGTTCGACGCGCTCAAGGCCAAGGCGCTGCAGGGCGCGTAG
- a CDS encoding carboxymuconolactone decarboxylase family protein, translating to MDYTDRLRRLAINDERLAEEGLDDLGVGVVGLDAKSLALARIAALVAVGGAEPSFGSQADSAVSAGATPGEIVDVLVGIIPVVGLPRVVAAAPKVAMALGHDIDDAFDDAGVTRD from the coding sequence GTGGACTACACGGACCGCCTGCGCAGGCTCGCGATCAACGACGAGCGGCTCGCGGAGGAGGGCCTCGACGACCTGGGCGTCGGCGTCGTCGGACTCGACGCGAAGTCGCTGGCGCTCGCCCGCATCGCCGCCCTCGTCGCGGTCGGCGGAGCGGAGCCGTCGTTCGGGTCGCAGGCGGACTCGGCGGTGAGCGCTGGGGCGACACCGGGCGAGATCGTCGATGTGCTGGTGGGCATCATCCCCGTCGTCGGGCTGCCCCGCGTGGTGGCGGCGGCGCCGAAGGTCGCGATGGCGCTGGGCCACGACATCGACGACGCGTTCGACGACGCCGGCGTCACTCGCGACTAG
- a CDS encoding LuxR C-terminal-related transcriptional regulator yields the protein MFEEAPSSLASEVELDRLLLDAKLSVPEPPARGSVSRAPLIAEARAARRRVVAVTAPAGYGKSTLLAEWARLEHRPVAWVSLDRFDDDPAALLTLLASAFARISPGRESLADEVRGHGGSALGRAAPLLASALRTAPAPFVLMIDDLHVVRSPACHDVLGIVLAAVPRDSQVIVASRGEQPHLARLRASGQTFELTTSELALDAVGAAAIFADADVPLSPDDAAMIAERTEGWPVGLYLAAVIAHDTGAQSVAVSGDDRYVADYLYRESMAKLTEPQQQFLRRTATLDTFSAQLCDAVLDRADSQEMLRELEAANVFLVPLDRRREWYRYHALFREFLLGELRRVEPDEVAPLHLAAASWFEDHGSPAMAIEHLLDHATERPRATHLVSSVTLDTYQAGQLTTVQRWFAALGDPAIEAYPPLAVLAGWLAALTGQVNEADRWASVLEHASYDGVPDDGSASFESARAMLRAMMCPAGPEQALADARFALDAEPSWSPWRDQALALLGQAHLLLGSTELAATAFAECSATAAARGNNDVLIVSESELAKIAMDSGRWSDADGHVQTALAAIERRHMHDYATAVLTFVEAARFEVHRGDLPAAHRQLTRAMRARPTCTSAVPHISVRVRLELARVFWALADRATSAHLLREIDDILLHRPALGTLVDEAARLRETVTSNEQPGPIGGPPLTPAELRLLPYLQTHLSIREIGERLFISRNTVSSEVGSIYRKLGVSARSEAVERAMGLGLLGA from the coding sequence GTGTTCGAGGAAGCTCCGTCGTCCCTCGCGTCGGAGGTCGAGCTGGATCGCCTCCTGCTCGACGCCAAGTTGTCAGTCCCGGAGCCCCCAGCCCGTGGCTCCGTCAGCCGCGCCCCGCTCATCGCCGAAGCCCGAGCCGCGCGTCGTCGGGTGGTCGCAGTCACGGCTCCGGCCGGATACGGGAAGTCGACCCTCCTCGCGGAGTGGGCTCGCCTCGAGCACCGCCCCGTGGCCTGGGTGTCGCTCGACCGGTTCGACGACGACCCCGCCGCCCTGCTGACGCTGCTCGCCTCGGCGTTCGCCCGCATCTCCCCGGGGCGCGAATCCCTCGCCGACGAGGTGCGGGGGCACGGGGGGTCGGCACTCGGACGCGCCGCTCCGCTCCTGGCATCCGCCCTGCGCACCGCGCCCGCGCCGTTCGTCCTCATGATCGACGACCTCCATGTGGTGCGCTCCCCCGCGTGCCACGACGTGCTCGGCATCGTCCTCGCGGCGGTCCCGCGTGACTCGCAGGTGATCGTCGCCAGCCGCGGGGAGCAGCCGCACCTGGCCCGACTCCGGGCCTCCGGGCAGACGTTCGAGCTCACCACGTCCGAGCTCGCCCTCGACGCGGTCGGCGCGGCGGCGATCTTCGCCGACGCCGACGTGCCGTTGAGTCCCGACGACGCGGCGATGATCGCCGAGCGCACCGAGGGGTGGCCGGTCGGGCTGTACCTCGCCGCAGTCATCGCGCACGACACCGGCGCCCAGTCGGTCGCCGTCTCCGGCGACGACCGCTACGTCGCCGACTACCTCTATCGCGAGTCCATGGCCAAGCTCACCGAGCCGCAACAGCAGTTCCTCCGCCGCACGGCGACGCTCGACACCTTCTCCGCGCAGCTCTGCGACGCGGTGCTCGACCGCGCCGACTCCCAGGAGATGCTGCGCGAGCTCGAGGCCGCCAACGTGTTCCTCGTCCCCCTGGATCGCCGGCGCGAGTGGTACCGCTACCACGCGCTCTTCCGCGAGTTCCTGCTCGGGGAGCTGCGCCGGGTGGAACCCGACGAGGTCGCTCCCCTGCACCTCGCAGCTGCCTCCTGGTTCGAGGACCACGGCTCCCCCGCCATGGCGATCGAGCACCTGCTCGACCACGCCACCGAGCGTCCTCGGGCGACCCACCTCGTGTCGAGCGTGACGCTCGACACCTACCAGGCCGGACAGCTGACGACGGTGCAGCGCTGGTTCGCCGCCCTCGGCGACCCGGCCATCGAGGCGTACCCCCCGCTCGCCGTGCTGGCCGGCTGGCTCGCGGCGCTCACCGGGCAGGTCAACGAAGCGGACCGCTGGGCGTCGGTGCTCGAGCACGCGTCCTACGACGGCGTGCCCGACGACGGATCCGCCTCGTTCGAGTCCGCGCGCGCGATGCTGCGGGCGATGATGTGCCCGGCGGGGCCGGAACAGGCGCTCGCGGACGCCCGGTTCGCCCTCGACGCGGAGCCGTCGTGGAGTCCGTGGCGAGACCAGGCGCTGGCACTCCTCGGCCAGGCGCACCTGCTGCTCGGCTCCACCGAGCTCGCGGCCACCGCCTTCGCGGAGTGCTCGGCGACCGCGGCGGCACGAGGCAACAACGACGTGCTCATCGTCAGCGAGTCCGAGCTTGCGAAGATCGCCATGGACTCGGGCCGGTGGAGCGACGCCGACGGCCATGTGCAGACCGCCCTCGCCGCGATCGAGCGCCGGCACATGCACGACTACGCCACCGCCGTGCTCACGTTCGTCGAGGCCGCCCGCTTCGAGGTGCACCGAGGTGACCTTCCGGCCGCGCACCGACAGCTCACGAGGGCGATGCGGGCGAGGCCCACGTGCACGTCCGCCGTGCCGCACATCTCGGTGCGCGTTCGACTCGAGCTGGCCAGGGTGTTCTGGGCGCTCGCCGATCGCGCCACCTCCGCGCACCTCCTGCGGGAGATCGACGACATCCTCCTGCATCGTCCGGCGCTGGGGACCCTCGTCGACGAGGCCGCCCGACTTCGCGAGACCGTGACATCGAACGAGCAGCCGGGCCCGATCGGCGGCCCGCCGCTCACGCCCGCCGAGCTCAGGCTGCTGCCGTACCTGCAGACGCACCTGTCCATCCGGGAGATCGGCGAGCGCCTGTTCATCTCACGCAACACCGTGAGCTCCGAGGTCGGCTCCATCTACCGCAAGCTCGGCGTCTCGGCGCGCAGCGAAGCGGTGGAGCGCGCCATGGGGCTGGGCCTGCTCGGCGCCTAG
- a CDS encoding SHOCT domain-containing protein has translation MTFLSSVWDVFWFYFMIFAYIAYLFVLVYILIDIFRDHTLNGWLKALWVLLLVFVPWLTAIVYLIVRGKSMSERTEARRNPNIVEYSDAEVRSVSFASPTDEIAKAQALRDQGVISDGEFEALKAKALGNKF, from the coding sequence ATGACCTTCTTGAGCAGCGTCTGGGACGTGTTCTGGTTCTACTTCATGATCTTCGCGTACATCGCGTACCTCTTCGTGCTGGTGTACATCCTCATCGACATCTTCCGCGACCACACGCTGAACGGCTGGCTCAAGGCGCTCTGGGTCCTCCTCCTGGTGTTCGTGCCCTGGCTGACCGCCATCGTGTACCTCATCGTGCGCGGCAAGTCGATGTCCGAGCGCACGGAGGCGCGGCGCAACCCGAACATCGTCGAGTACTCCGACGCCGAGGTGCGTTCCGTGTCGTTCGCCAGCCCCACCGACGAGATCGCGAAGGCGCAGGCGTTGCGGGACCAGGGCGTCATCAGCGACGGCGAGTTCGAGGCACTCAAGGCGAAGGCGCTGGGCAACAAGTTCTGA